The following are encoded in a window of Manihot esculenta cultivar AM560-2 chromosome 8, M.esculenta_v8, whole genome shotgun sequence genomic DNA:
- the LOC110620912 gene encoding uncharacterized protein LOC110620912 produces the protein MTLSGPARAWFNNLEAESISSFGDLATRFISRFIAGVPADRKTSYLEIIKQRRDESLREYVARFNTEALQVPELDEGRAVEAMQKGTTSAEFFGSLSRKPPTSLAELMQRAEKYIRQDDTLVTSRFAKRAIGKEKAPEERRPEKHERKHGKRPEPYR, from the coding sequence atgacgctctcggggccagcgagGGCGTGGTTTAATAACCTTGAGGCAGAAAGTATTAGcagttttggagatctggccactcgcttcatcagccggtttattGCCGGGGTGCCTGCGGATAGAAAGACGAGCTACCTGGAAATAATCAAGCAGAGAAGAGACGAATCGCTCAGGGAGTacgtcgctcgtttcaatacggaggctctGCAAGTTcccgagctcgatgagggaagggcggtggaggccatgcagaagggaacGACCTCTGCTGAGTTCTTCGGCTCactaagcaggaagcctccgacctcactagcCGAGCTGATGCAGAGGgctgaaaagtatataaggcaggatgatacCTTAGTGACAAGCCGATTCGCCAAAAGAGCGATAGGTaaggagaaagccccggaggaaaggaggccggagaagCATGAGAGGAAACATGGCAAAAGGCCTGAGCCTTACAGATAG
- the LOC110621007 gene encoding RNA-binding protein CP33, chloroplastic, with protein sequence MSALSMATSTFSSSPLHTKLSFTPSPLSLPSRYLSKPFKPLKLFKFNTHFQDPLFPLSPSHFHPAFAAFESSEVAHESNEEGEEAELDVEEYKREDDDDELKPTESNEEGEEAEQKVVEYKKEDDDELKPTASNEEGKIYVGNLPYSMTSSQLTEVFQEAGSVMNVEIVYDRVTDRSRGFGFVTMASGEEAKEAIRMFNGSQIGGRTVRVNFPEVPKGGEKEAMAPRIRSTYKGFIDSPHKIYAGNLGWGLTSQGLRDAFANQPGLLSAKVIYERNTGRSRGFGFVSFESAENAEAALTAMNGVEVEGRPLRLNLASERARSSPTLEANQEENLESSEQLSSIGS encoded by the exons ATGTCAGCCCTCTCCATGGCAACTTCCACTTTTTCGTCTTCTCCACTTCACACCAAGCTCTCCTTCACTCCTTCTCCACTTTCACTCCCTAGCCGCTATCTATCAAAGCCCTTTAAAcccttaaaactcttcaaattcAACACCCATTTCCAAGATCCTCTTTTTCCCCTCTCCCCCTCTCATTTTCACCCTGCTTTCGCTGCCTTTGAAAGCTCTGAAGTAGCCCACGAATCAAAcgaggaaggagaagaagcagaactAGACGTAGAAGAATACAAaagagaagatgatgatgatgaactgAAACCCACGGAATCAAAcgaggaaggagaagaagcagaacaaAAAGTAGTAGAATACaaaaaagaagatgatgatgaactGAAACCCACAGCATCAAACGAAGAAGGGAAGATTTATGTAGGAAACTTGCCATATTCTATGACTTCTTCGCAATTGACCGAGGTTTTCCAGGAGGCTGGTAGTGTCATGAATGTTGAG ATTGTTTATGATCGCGTCACAGATAGGAGCAGAGGGTTTGGCTTTGTTACAATGGCAAGTGGTGAAGAAGCTAAAGAAGCAATTCGGATGTTCAATGGATCA CAAATTGGTGGCAGAACTGTGAGGGTGAACTTCCCAGAAGTGCCGAAGGGAGGTGAGAAGGAAGCAATGGCACCAAGGATTCGCAGCACATACAAGGGCTTTATAGACAGTCCACACAAGATTTATGCAGGAAACCTTGGCTGGGGCCTCACATCTCAAGGTCTTAGAGATGCCTTTGCCAACCAGCCAGGCTTGTTAAGTGCCAAAGTCATCTATGAAAGGAACACGGGACGGTCTCGAGGTTTTGGGTTCGTCTCTTTTGAATCTGCTGAAAATGCAGAAGCTGCTCTTACTGCCATGAATGGAGTG GAAGTGGAAGGACGGCCTTTGAGATTGAATTTGGCTTCAGAAAGAGCACGTTCTTCGCCAACTCTAGAAGCAAATCAAGAAGAAAATCTTGAGAGCAGTGAACAGCTTTCTAGCATTGGCTCCTGA